In the genome of Notamacropus eugenii isolate mMacEug1 chromosome 5, mMacEug1.pri_v2, whole genome shotgun sequence, one region contains:
- the DPPA4 gene encoding developmental pluripotency-associated protein 4, translated as MMHGTVLAIDVQRENGTAVMAAWAKLVADAQARMKAASQEFTLEQSGSLEEAVAHFPRTKSNIVASTPQKSQNDEVPPMPTPLPPLHTLSRNNLKAWCQRLNINKNGRKHILYKRLWEHVSPSEQDTPRIEEKVQQIKIKTEALTEDSPDESLMVAQAAETGTNKKKKREATKTSLAQTASMASWSRLMTTVKSKAVWPIPTSSDPPRSKQSDSPRWCVVHGEAFPNDVPGSAPLEFHAGQTWVPENDILIPLLLLPTCSFPPPEVEDNWLCPKCVYRNKTLLDNIL; from the exons ATGATGCATGGGACTGTGCTGGCAATAGACGTTCAGAGAGAAAATGGGACAGCTGTGATGGCAGCATGGGCCAAGCTGGTGGCAGATGCTCAGGCCAGGATGAAAGCAGCAAGCCAAGAATTTACCCTGGAGCAATCAGGAAGTCTTGAGGAAGCTG ttgCACATTTTCCAAGGACAAAGTCCAATATAGTTGCCTCAACACCTCAGAAATCTCAGAATGATGAAGTTCCTCCTATGCCCACCCCTCTACCTCCTTTGCATACTTTATCCCGAAATAACCTGAAGGCATGGTGCCAGAGActtaatatcaataaaaatggcCGG AAGCACATTTTATACAAGAGACTCTGGGAACATGTGTCACCTTCTGAGCAA GATACTCccagaatagaagaaaaggtccagcagataaaaatcaaaacagaagCTTTAACTGAAGATTCTCCAGATGAAAGTCTGATGGTGGCTCAAGCAGCAGAGACgggaacaaataagaaaaagaaaagagaggcaaCAAAAACCTCTCTTGCCCAGACAGCCAGCATGGCATCATGGAGCAGACTCATGACAACCGTGAAGTCGAAGGCAGTGTGGCCCATACCCACATCTTCTGACCCTCCTAGGTCCAAGCAATCAG ATTCACCACGATGGTGTGTAGTACATGGTGAAGCTTTTCCTAATGACGTTCCTGGTTCAGCTCCCTTGGAGTTCCATGCTGGCCAGACCTGGGTGCCTGAAAATGACATCTTGATTCCTCTATTATTGTTGCCTACCTGCTCTTTCCCACCCCCAGAAGTAGAAGACAATTGGTTGTGCCCTAAATGTGTCTACAG